In Amaranthus tricolor cultivar Red isolate AtriRed21 chromosome 5, ASM2621246v1, whole genome shotgun sequence, a genomic segment contains:
- the LOC130813891 gene encoding uncharacterized protein LOC130813891 — protein sequence MVYILPNNGMRETQNDILSWYQYTRFSFHAFASSFFSSSYTAFDLYHFFSINMGELKSSHSFHPALAVSNIKTHFPITLEMENVQYANWAELFKVHCRSQREEKLHYHTIVNIEHLSNEIEIQKFKKKDKEIKDEGQQSKQSTIVGTPSSTTSTPRSTERGEIHDHTIINIGQVKDEEKEIEGGIVILTNPEAEFQHMMIIGSSPRRRNHPHMCTEDSPLPNENDDFSHNKRRIRDRIHLLDGNPNDGCGFACSVYAVIIFCIVLLWLLAFRVYLDLRIEDGRMINKTSTERDVFLNDTEGTLSRMAILAVANSPNPNIQFMLSLMGLAGDTSLVSSSK from the exons ATGGTGTATATATTGCCTAATAATGGAATGAGAGAGACACAGAATGATATTCTTTCATGGTATCAGTATACTAGGTTTTCTTTTCACGCTTTCGCAtcctctttcttttcttcttcttataCTGCTTTCGATTTGTACCATTTCTTTTCCATCAACATGGGCGAATTGAAATCATCTCATTCCTTCCACCCGGCTCTTGCTGTCTCTAACATCAAGACCCATTTTCCAATCACCCTTGAGATGGAGAACGTTCAGTATGCGAATTGGGCAGAATTGTTCAAGGTTCATTGTCGGTCTCAGAGAGAAGAAAAACTCCATTATCACACCATCGTCAATATCGAACATTTATCGAATGAGATAGAGATTCAGAAATTcaaaaagaaagataaagagattAAAGATGAAGGACAACAGAGTAAGCAATCAACCATTGTTGGAACTCCATCATCAACAACATCAACACCAAGATCAACAGAAAGAGGAGAAATCCATGATCATACGATAATCAATATTGGGCAAgttaaagatgaagaaaaagaaattgaaggtGGTATCGTGATTCTTACAAATCCAGAAGCAGAGTTTCAACATATGATGATCATAGGATCTTCACCAAGAAGAAGAAATCATCCTCACATGTGTACAGAAGATTCCCCTCTTCCCAATGAAAATGATGATTTCAGTCACAACAAACGTCGAATCCGTGATCGAATTCATCTTTTAGATGGGAATCCTAATGACGGATGCGGTTTTGCCTGTAGTGTTTACGCTGTTATTATCTTCTGTATCGTGCTATTATGGTTGCTTGCTTTCCGAG TGTATCTCGATCTGAGAATCGAGGATGGTAGGATGATTAATAAAACATCTACCGAAAGGGATGTTTTTCTGAATGACACTGAAGGAACTCTGAGCCGAATGGCTATCTTGGCAGTCGCAAATTCACCTAACCCCAACATTCAGTTCATGCTTTCACTGATGGGGCTTGCAGGTGATACTTCTCTGGTGAGCAGCAGTAAGTGA
- the LOC130813849 gene encoding cation/H(+) symporter 13-like produces MSLPKEITPKQWWAVGKVFKDALVCQNMRGISSSGIWYGDNPLSYPTPLIMIQITLIFFTSRGVYFLLQPLRQSMTVAQIIAGIIIGPSALTYSPYWMSLLFPPPGRYVLKTIASFGFMLHMFISGVMIDMSAIRKSGPKSILIALSGVLFSLALGAIAFFFVRQSFGLDQTLFTGIRIMVLFNSLTFFMVTSNYLHDLKIINSEMGRLASSSSLVIDFLGLLITTFGLIWFSPSTSSEAPPKWISSISISFYYIVLFCGFRPLILSIVRKTPEGMPMSHTHFLWILAIVMFSWHWGERVGQRFSPFLFGLSLPHGPPLGSALVQKLELFTSGILLPLFCAMNGLRMNISSLSKNPFSMMGVEVILVLGQFGKFLGTVVSSIAVGVSVEDAVPLGFMMTFKGVMEIATFAVWRDQRVFDDRLFTLAMLNIVIFTGVAFPLTQWLYDPSLKYNTIRKRKIMGLGENGDLQILVCIHNEESVPALFQVLEVSKFNKIGGSISVFALQLIDLAGSAIPILAPLHEYKKRADNFGLFDHVVKAFDQFEKESLGYARVQQFVSVTPSKSMHNDICALAHDKRTSLIIVPFHKKWGINGTVDSSNQQLRNINRRVLRKSPCSVAILIDKGTPEQGVGITGLSKTGQKTYQIITLFIGGTDDHEALALTRRMVEHPSVRLTVFWLKGVCTYESLQLQEDVRVMREFHMKSKGSDRIIVREKVVQDGIDTTKALLSMEHSADLFVVGRYHEPDCTAIQGLSVWSDNPEIGSLADTLVSSDSKVSILVVQQQPRVDWKLNSCKQSRDDDFAVSIDSPKSNSGRSRMNFVAK; encoded by the exons atgtcaTTACCAAAAGAAATAACACCAAAACAATGGTGGGCAGTGGGAAAAGTATTCAAGGATGCATTGGTATGCCAAAACATGAGAGGAATAAGTTCAAGTGGTATTTGGTATGGAGATAATCCTTTGAGTTATCCAACACCTCttattatgattcaaattacACTTATTTTCTTCACCTCTCGAGGAGTTTATTTCCTTCTTCAACCGTTGCGCCAAAGTATGACTGTCGCCCAAATCATT GCAGGAATTATAATAGGTCCATCAGCATTAACATACAGTCCTTACTGGATGAGCTTACTTTTCCCACCACCGGGTAGATACGTGCTCAAAACCATAGCTAGCTTTGGATTTATGCTACATATGTTCATATCAGGCGTTATGATTGACATGAGTGCTATAAGAAAAAGTGGCCCAAAATCAATTCTTATAGCCTTATCGGGTGTCCTGTTTTCCCTTGCTTTAGGAGCCATAGCATTTTTCTTCGTTCGGCAATCATTCGGCCTTGATCAAACCCTATTTACAGGCATTCGGATCATGGTTTTATTCAATTCATTAACCTTCTTCATGGTGACTAGCAACTACCTACATGACCTCAAGATCATCAACTCTGAAATGGGTCGTTTGGCCTCATCATCGTCTTTAGTTATCGACTTTTTAGGGCTACTAATCACTACTTTTGGGCTCATTTGGTTTAGTCCTTCTACAAGTTCTGAGGCACCCCCAAAATGGATTTCCTCAATTAGCATTAGTTTCTACTATATAGTGTTATTTTGTGGGTTTAGGCCTTTAATACTTTCTATTGTTAGGAAAACTCCTGAAGGTATGCCCATGTCACATACTCATTTTTTGTGGATTTTAGCAATTGTTATGTTTTCTTGGCATTGGGGTGAAAGAGTGGGCCAAAGATTTTCACCCTTTTTGTTTGGACTATCCTTGCCTCATGGGCCTCCATTGGGTTCTGCATTAGTCCAAAAGCTAGAGCTTTTCACTTCTGGGATACTTCTTCCATTGTTTTGTGCTATGAATGGATTGAGGATGAATATATCTTCTTTGAGTAAAAACCCTTTTTCAATGATGGGTGTAGAAGTTATTCTAGTGCTTGGTCAATTTGGTAAGTTCTTGGGTACTGTTGTTTCCTCTATTGCTGTTGGTGTGTCTGTTGAAGATGCTGTGCCTTTGGGTTTTATGATGACTTTCAAAGGTGTCATGGAGATTGCTACTTTTGCTGTTTGGAGGGATCAAAGG GTTTTTGATGATCGATTGTTTACTTTGGCGATGTTGAACATTGTGATCTTCACTGGAGTGGCATTTCCGCTAACACAATGGTTGTACGATCCTTCCTTGAAATACAACACCATAAGGAAACGAAAGATTATGGGGTTAGGTGAGAATGGAGATCTCCAAATTCTAGTATGCATCCACAATGAAGAGAGCGTCCCTGCCTTGTTCCAAGTCTTAGAAGTGTCGAAATTCAACAAAATAGGTGGATCCATTTCTGTGTTTGCCCTTCAACTGATAGATCTAGCAGGAAGTGCAATTCCCATCCTAGCGCCACTCCACGAGTACAAGAAAAGAGCCGACAATTTTGGTCTCTTTGACCATGTCGTTAAGGCCTTTGATCAGTTCGAGAAAGAAAGCCTAGGATATGCTCGAGTTCAACAATTCGTATCTGTCACACCTTCAAAGAGTATGCACAACGACATTTGTGCACTAGCACACGACAAGAGGACAAGTCTTATCATCGTCCCCTTCCATAAGAAATGGGGGATCAATGGCACAGTCGATTCATCTAACCAACAACTTAGGAATATAAATCGTAGGGTGCTTCGTAAATCTCCTTGCTCTGTCGCAATCCTAATAGACAAAGGAACACCAGAACAAGGTGTTGGAATTACAGGCCTATCGAAAACAGGacaaaaaacataccaaataatAACACTTTTCATAGGTGGAACAGACGATCATGAGGCCTTAGCATTAACTAGGCGCATGGTTGAACATCCTAGTGTTAGGCTCACAGTCTTTTGGTTAAAAGGCGTATGTACATACGAATCTCTGCAACTCCAAGAAGATGTGAGAGTTATGAGAGAATTCCATATGAAATCCAAAGGCTCCGACAGGATCATAGTGCGCGAAAAGGTAGTCCAAGACGGAATTGATACTACAAAAGCCCTTTTGTCGATGGAACATTCAGCAGATTTATTCGTAGTAGGAAGATATCATGAGCCAGATTGTACAGCCATACAAGGCCTTAGTGTTTGGAGTGACAATCCCGAAATAGGCTCCTTGGCGGATACATTAGTCTCTTCGGATTCTAAGGTTTCGATCTTGGTTGTGCAACAACAGCCTAGAGTTGATTGGAAACTTAATTCTTGTAAACAAAGCAGGGATGATGATTTTGCTGTTAGTATTGACTCTCCTAAAAGCAATAGTGGTAGATCACGCATGAATTTTGTTGCTAAGTAG